One genomic region from Mytilus trossulus isolate FHL-02 chromosome 9, PNRI_Mtr1.1.1.hap1, whole genome shotgun sequence encodes:
- the LOC134684644 gene encoding uncharacterized protein LOC134684644 gives MKQICLFYVLSILLGQINGNGNSTCSTEMFGGDFNAYMACKTQFALQSNWFPSPIAGLFSYLIWNGYDGFWENGCVLEPMVNFIEYANNTRYINVVKASQRELYSLLEAYGPYPSFDDMGWYGLSYSRIYEVLGEQEFLQTAIDIFNWAWKTGWDHTYRCGGGFWFDNNFENKETITNTEFLQLAAKLYRLTKNNDFLVKMDQIYFYILRNKLINETTYLINDGATSKCKPNQSYGPTYLPGTMIGSLVEMYKISENKSHIDLAIKLANAAILNSTNITGIFTEYCDPHCNRDEILFKGIFVRNLRYLMDELDDDDQRDHYQNWLDFNVKAIIQFNMCDKDPISNCNITFQDGPPYFNVTGPVFSPDWNGPFTYGAPEPQTAAFDLFVASIKPGTTCEGAFCS, from the exons ATGAAACAGATCTGCTTATTCTATGTGTTAAGCATCTTACTAGGACAAATTAACGGCAATGGAAATAGTACGTGTAGTACTGAAATGTTTGGTGGGGATTTTAATGCCTACATGGCATGTAAAACACAATTTGCACTGCAATCTAATTGGTTTCCTTCACCAATAGCAGGATTATTCAGTTATTTg ATATGGAATGGTTATGATGGGTTTTGGGAGAATGGATGTGTTCTGGAACCTATGGTCAATTTCATAGAATATGCCAACAATACCAGATACATAAACGTTGTCAAGGCATCTCAACGTGAACTATACTCCTTGCTAGAGGCCTATGGACCTTATCCTTCATTTGACGATATGGGATGGTATGGTTTGAGCTATTCAAGAATTTACGAAGTTCTTGGGGAACAAGAGTTTTTACAAACAGcaattgacatttttaactgGGCTTGGAAAACAGGCTGGGATCATACGTACAGATGTGGTGGAGGTTTTTGGTTtgataacaattttgaaaataaagaaacaataaCAAACACCGAATTTCTCCAGCTAGCTGCTAAACTTTATCGGTTGACAAAGAATAATGATTTTCTTGTGAAGATGGATCagatatacttttatattttaagaaataagcTTATAAATGAGACAACGTACTTAATAAATGACGGTGCCACAAGTAAGTGTAAGCCTAACCAGTCATATGGACCTACATATTTACCCGGCACCATGATTGGTAGTCTCGTAGAGATGTATAAAATCTCTGAAAATAAGTCACACATTGATTTAGCTATAAAACTTGCCAACGCTGCCATACTAAATAGTACAAACATAACTGGCATCTTCACAGAGTATTGCGACCCACATTGTAATAGAGATGAAATCTTATTCAAAGGAATATTTGTACGGAATTTACGATATCTAATGGACGAACTGGATGACGACGACCAACGAGATCACTATCAGAATTGGCTAGATTTTAATGTGAAGGCAATAATACAATTCAACATGTGCGATAAGGATCCAATTTCTAACTGCAACATAACATTTCAAGATGGACCGCCATATTTTAATGTGACAGGCCCGGTGTTTTCACCTGACTGGAATGGTCCGTTTACTTATGGTGCTCCGGAACCACAAACAGCTGCTTTCGACCTTTTTGTTGCAAGCATTAAGCCAGGAACCACGTGTGAAGGCGCCTTCTGTTCCTAG